In one window of Gloeocapsopsis sp. IPPAS B-1203 DNA:
- a CDS encoding type II toxin-antitoxin system VapC family toxin, producing MRLLLDTHTLIWIIFEPNSSSERVTSLFVDREHEIFLSIVSIWEMQIKLQLGKLNFDLPLSELIESQRQVNDLQLLSILTEHIYALEMLPNHHRPFDRLLIAQAIVEQMPLH from the coding sequence GTGAGATTATTACTGGACACGCACACCTTAATTTGGATTATCTTTGAGCCAAATAGTTCGTCTGAACGGGTTACGAGTTTGTTTGTTGATAGAGAGCATGAGATATTTCTGAGTATTGTGAGTATATGGGAGATGCAAATCAAGCTTCAGCTTGGGAAGTTGAATTTTGATTTACCACTTTCGGAGTTGATTGAGAGTCAGCGACAAGTAAACGACTTGCAGCTTTTATCAATTTTGACTGAACACATCTACGCTTTAGAAATGCTGCCAAATCATCATCGACCATTTGATCGCTTATTAATCGCCCAGGCGATCGTTGAACAAATGCCTTTGCATTGA
- a CDS encoding DUF2281 domain-containing protein: MNSQTTTLPQTLLRQLQALPPEQRQQVIDFVEFLHQKYGASQYEQAAVKQPRVLGLHQGKGWISEDFNDPLPEDFWTGES; encoded by the coding sequence ATGAATTCCCAAACTACAACATTGCCCCAAACGTTATTGAGGCAACTGCAGGCGCTGCCACCTGAGCAGAGACAGCAAGTGATTGATTTTGTGGAATTTTTGCATCAAAAATATGGTGCATCTCAATATGAACAAGCAGCGGTAAAGCAACCACGAGTGCTAGGACTTCATCAAGGCAAGGGTTGGATCAGCGAGGATTTCAACGATCCACTTCCTGAGGATTTTTGGACGGGAGAATCGTGA
- a CDS encoding mannitol dehydrogenase family protein, protein MSTGSAIKLNETALSKLAAKRVRVPHYDRQQVTNGIVHIGVGGFHRAHQALYLDDYLHLNPQSAWGICGVGLLDYDRRMRDALHSQDCMYTLVERSSAGDRARIIGSITQYLFAPDNRQAVIDALANPNCRIVTLTITEGGYYYIEGSGEFDVNHPTIQQDLQHPNQPIGVYGFLTAALDRRYKQGVAPFTVLSCDNLQGNGNIARKMLTTFAELQNPQLGHWIAEHVAFPNSMVDRITPATTPPDIAMVAEQFGIDDAFPVVAEPFIQWVIEDDFCAGRPDWETVGVQMTSNVHPYEMMKIRLLNASHLLIGYLGSLAGYTYVHEVMADPLFQQAVANLMAEVTPTLEPVPGIDLTEYKKTLVERFANPKIQDQLPRLCLNGAAKMPKFVLGSLRDKLAQGGAIDYLSLTVAAWFRYLNGEDDQGRAIAIDDPMANILTQQARCGGSNPQPLLSLSEIFGDLSQSSRFVGVIESQLHSLWELGAKGTLHQLLKT, encoded by the coding sequence ATGAGTACAGGTTCAGCAATCAAGCTGAATGAAACCGCTCTATCAAAACTAGCAGCAAAGCGCGTTCGCGTCCCGCATTACGATCGCCAACAAGTTACTAATGGTATTGTCCACATTGGTGTTGGTGGCTTTCATCGCGCACATCAAGCGTTGTATCTCGATGATTACTTACATTTAAATCCTCAAAGTGCATGGGGAATCTGCGGTGTGGGACTACTAGATTACGATCGGCGGATGCGCGACGCGCTGCATTCACAAGATTGTATGTATACGCTTGTTGAACGATCAAGCGCAGGCGATCGCGCGCGGATTATTGGCTCAATTACGCAATATTTATTCGCACCAGACAATCGACAAGCAGTCATTGATGCTTTGGCAAATCCCAACTGCCGCATTGTGACGCTGACAATTACCGAAGGCGGCTACTACTACATTGAAGGCAGTGGCGAATTTGATGTTAATCATCCCACAATTCAGCAAGATTTGCAGCATCCTAACCAACCGATTGGAGTGTATGGATTTTTGACGGCTGCGCTCGATCGGCGCTATAAACAGGGAGTAGCACCATTTACCGTGTTATCCTGCGACAACTTGCAAGGTAACGGCAACATTGCCCGCAAAATGTTAACGACTTTTGCCGAACTGCAAAATCCCCAATTAGGTCATTGGATTGCCGAACACGTAGCGTTTCCTAACAGCATGGTCGATCGCATCACTCCCGCGACAACTCCACCTGATATTGCCATGGTAGCCGAGCAGTTTGGCATCGATGATGCTTTTCCCGTTGTGGCAGAACCGTTCATTCAGTGGGTCATCGAAGACGATTTCTGTGCTGGTAGACCAGATTGGGAAACTGTGGGCGTACAAATGACTAGCAACGTTCATCCTTATGAAATGATGAAGATCCGGCTACTCAATGCGAGTCACTTATTGATTGGCTATCTTGGCTCTTTGGCAGGCTACACGTACGTTCATGAGGTTATGGCAGACCCGTTATTTCAGCAAGCAGTAGCTAACTTGATGGCAGAAGTCACGCCTACACTTGAACCTGTACCAGGAATTGATTTGACAGAGTATAAAAAGACTTTAGTTGAACGATTTGCCAATCCTAAAATTCAGGATCAACTCCCGCGTCTTTGCCTCAATGGTGCTGCTAAAATGCCAAAGTTTGTTTTAGGTTCGCTCCGCGATAAACTTGCGCAAGGTGGTGCGATCGACTATCTGAGCTTAACCGTTGCTGCCTGGTTCCGCTACCTAAATGGAGAGGACGATCAAGGCAGGGCGATCGCGATTGATGACCCAATGGCAAACATTCTAACTCAACAAGCCCGTTGTGGTGGTTCTAATCCTCAACCATTGCTCAGCTTATCTGAGATTTTTGGCGATTTATCGCAATCGTCGCGTTTTGTCGGGGTTATTGAGAGTCAGTTACATAGCTTGTGGGAGTTGGGCGCCAAAGGAACACTACATCAGTTGTTAAAAACTTAA
- a CDS encoding RES domain-containing protein, with translation MPLQTYISSWTGYAVRHIPDNPGKTYDVYDFRYCGRSNENRWNVAGEPTLYLAKEKDVALAEYARHFKVDRTLGLASQTHRRQVFRFRVELEYVLDLTNPQVWTALSLENAPDCFKHKTIARSTANFIRNTTSTQAIVVPSIAFLDNLEQWCLVLFLEKLLPETRKFLPSVAADGFFQIS, from the coding sequence ATGCCCCTCCAAACTTATATTTCCTCGTGGACTGGATACGCTGTGCGGCATATACCTGATAACCCTGGTAAGACATACGACGTATACGACTTTAGATATTGCGGTCGGAGCAATGAAAATCGTTGGAATGTTGCTGGGGAACCAACACTGTATCTAGCAAAGGAAAAAGATGTCGCCTTAGCTGAATATGCGCGTCATTTCAAGGTCGATCGAACTCTGGGCTTAGCTAGCCAAACTCACCGTCGTCAGGTGTTTCGTTTTCGGGTTGAGTTAGAATACGTTCTTGATCTAACAAATCCCCAAGTTTGGACTGCACTTTCTTTGGAGAATGCGCCAGACTGTTTCAAGCACAAAACTATTGCTCGCTCAACTGCAAACTTCATTCGTAATACTACATCAACTCAAGCGATCGTTGTTCCTTCCATTGCCTTTCTCGATAATTTGGAGCAATGGTGTCTAGTCCTATTTTTGGAAAAATTACTGCCAGAAACACGCAAGTTTTTACCCTCTGTCGCAGCTGATGGATTCTTCCAAATTTCATGA
- a CDS encoding HepT-like ribonuclease domain-containing protein, producing MEAIADIETFTNAVDFNQFQQNREKVLAVIKSIEILGEALKKIPEKICKKYPQISWRAIAGMRDILVHEY from the coding sequence TTGGAGGCAATTGCTGATATCGAAACCTTCACTAATGCTGTTGACTTTAATCAATTCCAACAAAACCGAGAGAAAGTTTTAGCTGTTATCAAATCCATTGAAATTTTAGGGGAAGCCCTTAAGAAAATCCCTGAGAAAATTTGTAAAAAATATCCTCAAATTTCCTGGCGTGCGATCGCTGGCATGAGAGATATTTTGGTACATGAATATTAG
- a CDS encoding nucleotidyltransferase family protein, translated as MANMKSLDDVKQVLSQSKPRLRQYQVTKLGIFGSYARGEQTIESLDILIDYDQAPTLFQLVELRDYLSEQVGFKVDLVTKNGLKPRIRAQVLSEVVYV; from the coding sequence ATGGCAAATATGAAATCACTGGATGATGTTAAGCAAGTTTTGAGCCAGAGTAAACCGCGATTGCGACAGTATCAAGTGACGAAGCTGGGCATATTTGGCTCTTATGCAAGGGGAGAACAAACAATAGAGAGCCTTGATATTTTAATTGACTATGATCAAGCTCCGACTTTATTCCAACTTGTGGAGTTGCGAGACTATCTCAGTGAGCAAGTGGGCTTCAAGGTTGACTTAGTGACTAAAAACGGACTTAAGCCGAGAATTCGAGCGCAGGTTTTATCAGAAGTTGTTTATGTATGA
- a CDS encoding TonB-dependent siderophore receptor: protein MKRDFGNWCVECAINVWRSPFGNNAQYWLRLWLILISSISSVLALSPAGAQEANAKDYSTLSTDIRQSEIEQPATTLNEWLTQIAQTAVIQITGVQANPTEQGVEVILQTTQGEQLQISDRSAGNNFIADIPNAQLRLPNGEAFVFRSEKPVEGITEIAVTNLDANTIRVTVAGETGLPTVELFDSDEGLIFGLTPAVTAMQPEVEQPTTSDTLPDEPAAQGDEPIELIVTGEQDTEYRVPNASVGTRTDTPLRDIPQSIQVVPQQVLRDQNVTRLEEALSTVGGVTPVSSQRVGFSTFIIRGFDSPNDGNFLRDGLRDSQAQWIPELSNIERIEVLRGPASVLYGGGSPGGTINLVTKQPLRDPFYAINATIGSYNFYRGTVDLSGPLNDSRTVLYRLNASYLDRDSFVDFYNQRQFSISPVFSLALGERTNLTLEGSYTDVSLINDFGLPAIGTVLPNPNGRIPRNRLTAEPDSVANQTAVRVGYRLEHQFSNNWSLQNAFRATVRTVRADENVFSTSLADDNRTLNRGSFGADNRNNDYDLAVNLIGRFSTGSIDHQLVFGVDLARREEFGRGFGGTAAPLDLFNPVYGQPRGPQTLNRDENTLTDALGIYVQDQVTLADNLRLLMGGRFDLFEETNQNFLADTSTSQSGQAFSPRIGIVYQPIEPISLYASYSRSFDPAFSTSFEGISQFQPVRGTQYEVGVKADVNDRLSAILAFYDLTRSNVITPDNRPGVPPGFSIQTGEQRSRGVELTAQGEILPGWNIIAGYAYTDARITQDNTFPVGNRLNLVPENSFNLWTTYQIQQGVLQGLGFGAGLFYVGERQGDLVNSFQVPSYLRTDAAIFYNRDRFRAALNFRNLFNVDYFESAFNLRRVYPGEPFTVQGTISWEF, encoded by the coding sequence ATGAAGCGGGATTTTGGTAATTGGTGTGTGGAGTGTGCAATTAATGTTTGGCGATCGCCTTTTGGTAACAATGCACAATATTGGCTGCGTTTGTGGTTGATTTTGATATCCAGTATCAGCAGTGTCTTAGCACTATCACCCGCTGGGGCGCAAGAGGCGAATGCAAAAGATTATTCAACTCTATCGACTGACATCCGCCAAAGTGAAATAGAACAACCTGCCACAACGCTTAATGAGTGGTTAACTCAAATTGCACAAACAGCAGTCATCCAAATCACAGGAGTGCAAGCTAATCCCACTGAACAAGGTGTGGAGGTGATTTTACAAACAACTCAAGGCGAACAACTGCAAATTAGCGATCGCAGTGCTGGAAATAACTTTATCGCAGATATCCCTAATGCTCAATTGCGTTTACCCAATGGTGAGGCGTTTGTATTTCGCTCTGAAAAACCAGTTGAGGGGATTACTGAGATCGCGGTTACAAACCTGGATGCCAATACGATTCGGGTGACAGTAGCGGGTGAAACAGGATTGCCCACAGTAGAGTTATTTGACAGTGACGAAGGGTTGATTTTTGGTTTGACACCTGCGGTAACGGCAATGCAGCCTGAAGTTGAGCAGCCGACGACGAGTGATACACTTCCAGATGAACCAGCAGCGCAGGGTGATGAGCCAATTGAGTTAATAGTGACGGGAGAGCAAGATACAGAGTATCGCGTACCGAATGCCAGCGTGGGAACAAGAACTGATACGCCACTGCGCGACATTCCCCAATCGATTCAGGTCGTACCCCAACAAGTGCTGCGGGATCAAAATGTGACTCGCCTAGAAGAAGCCTTGTCAACTGTGGGTGGGGTAACTCCAGTCTCTTCTCAAAGAGTAGGGTTCAGCACCTTTATCATTCGAGGCTTTGATAGCCCTAATGATGGAAATTTTCTCAGAGATGGGCTAAGAGACTCCCAAGCACAATGGATACCTGAACTCTCCAATATCGAGAGAATCGAAGTTCTTAGGGGGCCTGCTTCAGTTTTGTACGGTGGAGGTTCTCCGGGTGGAACTATCAACTTGGTAACAAAACAACCTCTGCGCGATCCCTTCTACGCCATTAATGCCACAATTGGCAGCTACAATTTCTACCGGGGTACTGTCGATTTATCTGGGCCATTGAACGACTCAAGGACAGTTTTGTATCGACTCAATGCATCTTATTTGGATAGAGACAGTTTTGTTGATTTTTATAACCAACGTCAATTCTCTATTTCACCTGTATTTAGTTTGGCACTGGGCGAGAGAACCAACCTGACCTTGGAAGGCAGTTACACAGACGTAAGCCTTATCAATGATTTTGGTTTGCCAGCAATCGGTACTGTGTTGCCCAACCCAAATGGGCGCATACCACGCAATCGCCTCACTGCAGAGCCTGACTCTGTTGCTAATCAAACTGCAGTTAGGGTTGGGTATAGGCTGGAGCATCAATTTAGCAACAACTGGTCATTACAAAATGCGTTTCGAGCAACAGTCAGAACAGTCAGAGCAGACGAGAATGTTTTTTCTACTAGTCTTGCTGACGACAATCGAACTTTGAATCGTGGAAGTTTTGGAGCTGATAATCGTAATAATGATTACGACTTAGCAGTCAACCTTATTGGCAGATTTTCAACTGGCTCAATTGACCATCAGCTAGTCTTTGGAGTCGATCTAGCTAGGAGAGAGGAGTTCGGTCGAGGCTTTGGTGGGACTGCTGCCCCCCTTGACCTGTTTAACCCTGTGTATGGACAGCCTCGTGGCCCTCAGACGCTTAACCGTGATGAAAATACCTTAACGGATGCATTAGGTATTTATGTTCAAGATCAAGTGACGCTAGCAGACAATCTCAGATTATTAATGGGCGGGCGTTTTGATCTGTTTGAAGAAACCAATCAGAATTTTCTGGCAGATACCAGCACCAGTCAATCGGGTCAGGCATTCAGTCCGCGTATCGGTATTGTTTACCAACCCATCGAACCCATTTCCCTCTATGCCAGCTACAGTCGCTCATTTGACCCAGCTTTCAGCACTTCCTTTGAAGGAATCAGCCAATTTCAACCAGTGCGTGGTACTCAGTATGAAGTGGGGGTCAAGGCAGATGTGAATGACAGACTTTCGGCAATCCTTGCCTTTTATGATTTGACCCGCTCCAACGTGATAACGCCTGACAATAGGCCCGGTGTACCCCCAGGCTTTTCGATTCAAACTGGAGAACAGCGCAGTCGAGGCGTAGAACTCACTGCACAAGGCGAAATTCTGCCAGGATGGAACATCATTGCGGGCTATGCCTATACTGATGCCAGAATCACCCAAGACAACACATTTCCTGTAGGTAATCGGTTGAATCTTGTGCCTGAAAATTCCTTTAACCTGTGGACAACCTACCAAATTCAGCAAGGTGTGCTGCAAGGTTTAGGATTTGGTGCAGGATTGTTCTATGTTGGAGAGCGGCAAGGTGATTTAGTCAATAGCTTTCAAGTCCCCAGCTACCTGCGGACAGATGCAGCAATTTTTTACAATCGCGATCGCTTCCGCGCCGCCCTTAATTTCAGAAATTTGTTCAACGTAGACTATTTTGAATCCGCTTTCAATCTACGTCGAGTTTATCCAGGCGAACCATTTACAGTGCAAGGAACAATTTCATGGGAATTTTGA
- a CDS encoding type II toxin-antitoxin system HicA family toxin, giving the protein MSQSFTPQLKKLLIEASCYFERQGKGDHEIWYSPITQRYFVVDGLIKSRHTANAVLKQAGLPKAF; this is encoded by the coding sequence ATGAGTCAGTCATTTACTCCGCAGCTAAAGAAACTGTTGATAGAGGCAAGTTGCTATTTTGAACGACAGGGTAAAGGAGATCATGAAATTTGGTACAGTCCCATTACACAGCGGTATTTTGTTGTAGATGGTTTAATTAAATCGCGGCATACGGCTAACGCAGTTTTGAAGCAAGCAGGATTGCCTAAAGCATTTTGA
- a CDS encoding helix-turn-helix domain-containing protein, with the protein MKTSQNMSTLTNYSQRLNPLDIRQGLAISQERMSTLLKVSTKTVTRWEKGERRPSDRDTLSRLAKLKEIKELGLMVYTPEGLKEFLNTPLPVFNGRCALELLQLGEYETVIGTLAADYEGTGF; encoded by the coding sequence ATGAAAACTAGCCAAAATATGTCAACACTTACCAACTACAGCCAACGGCTAAATCCACTTGATATTCGTCAAGGATTAGCTATTTCTCAGGAACGCATGAGTACGCTGCTGAAAGTCAGCACCAAAACAGTAACTCGCTGGGAAAAAGGAGAACGACGACCCAGCGATCGAGATACGCTGTCAAGGTTAGCCAAACTCAAAGAAATTAAAGAGTTAGGATTGATGGTTTATACTCCAGAAGGTTTAAAAGAATTTCTCAATACACCACTGCCAGTATTTAATGGACGATGCGCTTTAGAACTCCTGCAATTAGGTGAATACGAAACTGTCATTGGTACTTTAGCTGCTGATTATGAGGGAACGGGCTTTTAG
- a CDS encoding AraC family transcriptional regulator: MELGLFVGSDRGKIIDNLLHNLPLLQYLMTQTFSREDFIELSYSQPVLDNGFETYQTPKCLGDGYFQEVELFPGLELAIYDNEYRDDLVVKSPVRDHPVQFCIFLSGVVHHDDDFPSIGGKYGYLSGNGIAQAVTAKYQKSQRQVGVSVHLEPEILETFLAEDLEQFPTHLKPLIHNNDWQVVFSPQITLGMQVATQRIINSPFQGFTKRLYLQGKVLELLAMVLDGISGDPNPTLPRFKPETIARLHHAREILATQLENPPLLTELAVLVGVSDRTLQRGFRELFGTTVFGYLTHQRMKHAEQLLRQSDRTVAEIARMVGYAHLGHFAAAFKRQFGITPRECLVGKKAVLGS; encoded by the coding sequence TTGGAGTTAGGTTTGTTTGTGGGAAGCGATCGCGGTAAGATTATTGACAATCTTTTGCATAATCTCCCACTACTTCAGTACCTCATGACACAGACTTTCTCTCGAGAGGATTTCATTGAACTGTCATATAGTCAGCCTGTTCTAGATAACGGCTTTGAAACGTATCAAACACCTAAATGCCTTGGTGATGGTTATTTTCAGGAGGTAGAGCTTTTTCCAGGATTGGAACTTGCCATTTATGACAATGAGTATCGCGATGACTTGGTGGTTAAATCCCCCGTTCGCGACCATCCTGTACAATTTTGTATTTTCTTATCAGGCGTTGTGCATCATGATGACGATTTCCCATCAATAGGAGGCAAATACGGTTACTTATCAGGTAATGGCATTGCCCAGGCAGTTACCGCAAAGTATCAGAAATCGCAGCGACAAGTAGGAGTTAGCGTTCACCTCGAACCTGAAATTTTAGAAACATTTCTGGCGGAAGATCTGGAGCAATTTCCGACACATTTAAAGCCATTGATCCACAACAACGATTGGCAAGTTGTGTTTTCGCCCCAAATTACCTTAGGTATGCAAGTGGCGACTCAGCGGATTATCAATTCTCCGTTTCAAGGATTCACAAAGCGCCTTTATCTTCAGGGAAAAGTTTTGGAACTCTTAGCAATGGTGTTAGATGGGATTTCGGGCGATCCCAACCCAACGTTACCACGCTTCAAACCAGAAACAATCGCCCGACTGCATCACGCTAGAGAGATATTAGCAACGCAGTTAGAGAATCCACCGTTATTAACAGAGTTGGCTGTTTTGGTGGGAGTAAGCGATCGCACTCTGCAACGCGGATTTAGAGAGTTATTTGGCACAACCGTTTTCGGATATTTAACGCATCAACGCATGAAACACGCCGAACAACTCTTGCGACAAAGCGATCGCACCGTTGCGGAGATTGCGCGGATGGTTGGCTATGCACATTTGGGACACTTTGCTGCTGCTTTTAAGCGTCAATTTGGGATTACGCCGCGTGAATGTCTGGTAGGAAAAAAGGCGGTTTTGGGATCATAA
- a CDS encoding DUF1902 domain-containing protein → MAQMIYKVEAFWDVEAAVWVATSEDIPGLVTEAETIEALMQKLRSIVLELILLNRLVTPDTDSIELQLTSHRQELIEVAS, encoded by the coding sequence ATGGCACAAATGATCTACAAAGTTGAGGCGTTCTGGGATGTAGAAGCTGCTGTCTGGGTTGCAACGAGTGAAGATATTCCAGGATTAGTAACTGAAGCTGAGACGATCGAGGCTTTAATGCAGAAACTCCGAAGTATAGTCCTAGAGCTTATTCTGCTTAATCGTCTTGTGACTCCAGATACAGATTCAATTGAATTGCAACTGACAAGTCACCGACAAGAGTTGATCGAGGTTGCGTCTTAA
- a CDS encoding aminotransferase class I/II-fold pyridoxal phosphate-dependent enzyme, with translation MSFPDQHQTNLPILNALRECTNKNHAAFYTPGHKRGQGISSQLADAFDSSVFKFDLPELPELDNLFAPQGVIQQAQELAADTFGAEQTWFLVNGSTCGVEAAILATCGVGDKIILPRNAHSSCIAGLILSGAIPVFVNPEYDSTLDIAHSVTPEGVAIALQQHPDAKAVMVVYPTYYGACGDIGAIASLTHKHNIPLLVDEAHGGHFAFHPDLPISALAAGADLTVQSTHKVLGAMTQASMLHIQGSRIDRDRLSKALQLLQSTSPSYLLLASLDAARQQMALQGKQLMSRTLQLAIEARTQIHQIPGLLVLECKSTPGFCHLDPTRLTVTVSDLGLTGFEADEILHEQLGVTAELPSLQNLTFIISLGNTQEDIEKLVQAFILVSKQHQKEHLTCKKPLWENLFYMMDYTVQISPQQAYFAATESVPIVKACDRICAELICPYPPGIPVLMPGEIITLQALDYLQQIQAQRGFISGCADNTLSTIKVIKEQIA, from the coding sequence ATGTCTTTTCCCGATCAACACCAAACAAACCTACCAATATTAAATGCTTTACGCGAATGTACTAACAAAAACCATGCAGCTTTTTATACACCAGGACACAAACGAGGACAAGGTATTTCCTCACAGTTAGCTGATGCTTTCGATTCAAGTGTATTTAAGTTCGATTTACCAGAACTTCCAGAACTAGATAATTTGTTTGCTCCTCAAGGTGTGATTCAGCAAGCCCAAGAATTAGCAGCAGATACCTTTGGTGCAGAACAAACTTGGTTCTTAGTTAATGGTTCTACGTGTGGTGTAGAAGCTGCAATCTTGGCTACGTGTGGTGTAGGAGATAAAATCATTCTGCCGCGTAACGCACACTCATCTTGCATTGCAGGCTTAATTCTCTCCGGTGCAATTCCTGTGTTTGTTAATCCCGAATATGATTCAACACTAGATATTGCCCATAGTGTGACTCCAGAAGGTGTTGCAATCGCACTCCAACAGCATCCTGACGCGAAAGCTGTGATGGTTGTTTACCCAACGTATTACGGTGCGTGTGGTGATATTGGTGCGATCGCATCTCTTACCCACAAACACAATATTCCTTTACTTGTAGACGAAGCCCACGGCGGACACTTTGCATTTCATCCGGATCTACCGATATCTGCATTGGCAGCTGGTGCAGATTTAACAGTGCAATCAACACATAAAGTTCTTGGGGCAATGACTCAAGCATCGATGCTGCACATCCAAGGCAGTAGAATAGATCGCGATCGCCTTTCTAAAGCATTACAACTTCTGCAATCTACAAGCCCTAGTTATTTACTTTTAGCTTCCCTCGATGCCGCACGGCAACAAATGGCACTGCAAGGAAAACAGCTAATGTCACGCACTTTACAGCTTGCTATAGAAGCGCGTACCCAAATTCATCAAATTCCTGGATTATTAGTTTTAGAATGCAAATCTACTCCTGGCTTTTGTCATCTAGATCCAACGCGGCTGACGGTAACGGTTTCAGATTTAGGCTTGACAGGCTTTGAAGCAGATGAAATCTTGCATGAACAACTTGGTGTAACCGCAGAATTACCTTCATTACAAAACCTGACATTTATTATTTCCTTGGGCAACACGCAAGAAGATATCGAAAAACTAGTGCAAGCTTTCATTTTGGTATCTAAACAACATCAAAAAGAACACTTGACTTGTAAAAAGCCTTTGTGGGAAAATCTTTTTTATATGATGGATTATACTGTGCAAATTTCGCCACAACAAGCATATTTTGCCGCTACTGAGAGTGTACCGATAGTCAAGGCTTGCGATCGCATCTGTGCAGAGTTAATTTGTCCTTACCCTCCAGGAATTCCTGTTTTGATGCCAGGAGAAATCATCACCCTACAAGCTTTAGATTATCTTCAACAAATCCAGGCACAGCGAGGCTTTATTAGTGGTTGTGCTGATAATACTTTAAGTACTATAAAAGTAATAAAAGAACAAATCGCATAA
- a CDS encoding iron-siderophore ABC transporter substrate-binding protein, whose translation MQRLRKIVARYKHLPLFLATITILVVPACHSDTSQLKQNQTYLATTRIVNHALGEVEIPVSPHRVVVLHDHLLACVMELGFKPIGSTYNVYGEDNQYFRGIPSEWTDSIAKVGVNDQPSLEAVLDLAPDLILGRDLGNSVNEMYYKQLSAIAPTVIVKDSEGYLSQSKYIAEILGRSDIAEKLQIEYEDRIQNLRQQLAENLSNITISVISSVGGGNFVTFSANDIYDQIFNEIGLRRPPIQQNQKEIRLVHSIETLHEHDADVVFVRNFGESPDKFLSFLKQPLVLQLRAAQNNRVYEVHWLGGNYLVANRIIDDLYKYLVHKD comes from the coding sequence ATGCAGAGACTTCGCAAAATCGTTGCCAGATATAAGCATCTGCCACTATTTCTAGCAACAATAACCATTTTAGTCGTCCCAGCCTGCCACAGTGATACGTCGCAACTTAAGCAAAATCAAACCTACTTAGCAACAACTCGAATTGTTAACCATGCTTTAGGTGAAGTCGAGATTCCAGTTAGTCCTCACAGAGTTGTCGTTTTACATGATCACTTACTTGCTTGTGTTATGGAATTGGGTTTTAAGCCAATTGGATCTACTTATAATGTCTATGGCGAGGATAATCAGTATTTTCGAGGAATTCCATCTGAATGGACTGATAGCATCGCGAAAGTAGGTGTTAATGATCAACCTTCTTTAGAAGCAGTTCTTGATCTTGCTCCTGATTTAATTTTAGGTCGAGATCTAGGTAATTCAGTTAACGAGATGTACTATAAGCAACTGTCGGCAATCGCGCCTACAGTAATAGTCAAAGATAGCGAAGGTTACTTGTCTCAATCTAAATACATTGCTGAGATTTTAGGAAGAAGCGATATTGCAGAAAAACTTCAAATTGAGTATGAAGATAGAATCCAAAACCTACGGCAACAATTAGCAGAAAACCTAAGTAATATCACTATATCTGTGATTAGTTCCGTTGGTGGTGGAAACTTTGTGACTTTTTCTGCAAATGATATTTATGATCAGATTTTTAATGAAATAGGTTTACGCCGTCCACCAATTCAACAAAATCAAAAGGAAATCAGATTAGTACATAGCATTGAGACTCTACACGAACACGACGCTGATGTTGTGTTTGTTAGAAACTTCGGGGAAAGCCCTGATAAATTTCTATCTTTTTTAAAACAGCCTCTTGTGTTACAGCTTCGAGCGGCACAAAATAACCGAGTGTATGAAGTACATTGGCTTGGTGGAAATTATTTAGTAGCTAATCGAATTATTGATGATTTATATAAATATCTTGTCCATAAAGATTAA